The Robbsia betulipollinis genome has a segment encoding these proteins:
- a CDS encoding Replication protein O, protein MSIAQRFVASEGEVCPADNTTSLTCFSSAKTPELATDVANFKWLTLRAEHRAHHIAGISSRARAVLAALARTVDNARPADKIFAGRGLLQERAMIPERTFFRALTDLAGAGLIVRHKQWEVPGRAGWNRAYLTLTDVAIALLGFNDRAQHHATESRQAAAVNDSDSKILSSESAKVAGPIKRDLYPASQKRQPGELPKDLQRLRDLGFHEFLIFKLMREAREKGKRLSDVINASWQHVKTAARPICYVRALLRSATDFASLARCQQTKQSEAQTIQSEADELRQVMNAAAGQTYYDAAATRRIRVSSDAQTAEVQSLLEPILRVASGDWQRGFAQALRTRQWVHATQALNAAFRESLIGLNAVSEPARPMTVSTSRTAIAALRSMMRGPRIESLSAIAA, encoded by the coding sequence ATGTCGATCGCGCAACGCTTCGTTGCCAGCGAGGGCGAAGTATGCCCCGCTGACAACACCACAAGTCTTACTTGTTTTTCAAGTGCCAAAACTCCCGAGCTCGCGACTGACGTCGCCAACTTTAAATGGCTAACGCTTCGCGCTGAACATCGGGCACATCACATTGCTGGCATTTCGAGCCGCGCACGCGCGGTGCTCGCCGCCCTCGCCCGTACTGTCGACAATGCGCGTCCCGCCGATAAAATCTTTGCGGGTCGTGGGCTCCTTCAAGAGCGCGCCATGATTCCCGAACGCACTTTCTTTCGCGCACTGACCGACCTGGCTGGTGCAGGTCTAATTGTTCGACACAAGCAATGGGAGGTGCCAGGACGCGCCGGCTGGAACCGCGCCTACTTGACACTTACCGATGTCGCTATCGCCCTCCTCGGCTTCAACGACCGCGCCCAGCATCATGCCACCGAGTCACGGCAAGCGGCAGCGGTAAATGACAGCGACTCAAAAATTTTATCCTCCGAGTCTGCCAAAGTGGCAGGCCCTATTAAGAGAGATCTTTACCCTGCTTCTCAAAAGAGACAACCAGGCGAACTTCCCAAGGATTTGCAGCGTTTGCGCGACCTGGGGTTTCATGAATTTTTGATCTTCAAACTCATGCGCGAGGCCAGAGAGAAGGGCAAGCGCTTATCCGATGTGATCAATGCATCGTGGCAACACGTCAAGACTGCAGCGAGGCCAATTTGCTATGTTCGTGCCTTGTTGCGCAGCGCAACAGACTTTGCTTCTCTGGCCCGGTGTCAGCAAACCAAGCAGTCGGAAGCGCAGACGATCCAATCAGAGGCGGACGAACTTCGGCAGGTCATGAACGCCGCGGCGGGACAAACCTACTACGACGCAGCGGCGACGCGCCGAATTCGCGTGTCGAGCGATGCCCAAACTGCTGAGGTCCAAAGTCTTTTGGAGCCGATATTGCGCGTTGCGTCAGGCGATTGGCAGCGTGGCTTCGCGCAGGCGTTGCGAACAAGGCAGTGGGTCCATGCAACCCAAGCGTTGAACGCCGCGTTTAGGGAAAGTCTGATTGGCCTAAATGCCGTTAGTGAGCCAGCAAGGCCAATGACCGTTTCAACGTCGCGTACCGCCATTGCAGCGCTTCGATCGATGATGCGAGGTCCTCGTATAGAGAGTCTGTCCGCCATCGCCGCGTGA
- a CDS encoding ImmA/IrrE family metallo-endopeptidase, whose product MARVNPLLLTWARTTAGLNAEVAARLLDLGGTKQTGEAMLEEYERGDKEPSRPLLLKMVKVYRRPLLVFYLNEPPQKAARGEDFRTLPTDRRVESEGALDALVRDVHVRQRLILSTLEEAEEAVVHSYVGSITSNMSLASVVAKVTHGIGFDRSNFRRQRTVEAAFAYLRDRIEETGIFVLLIGTLGSHHSAISPEVFRGFAIADKEAPFIVVNDQDAKSAWAFTALHELAHIWLGETGVSGGLPEKHIEKFCNDVASRILVDDAEIGAIEIDAEDFPACAQAVAGFAQTYRVSRPLVAYRLFQQHRITEATWQTLNRYFSETRQKERDVQPKRESSGPSYYVVKRHRMGGALMDLVKRTLAEGILTPTKAGRLLDVKPTNVATLLGGA is encoded by the coding sequence ATGGCACGAGTGAATCCTTTACTGTTGACGTGGGCTCGCACGACTGCCGGTTTAAATGCCGAGGTCGCTGCACGCCTCTTGGACCTTGGAGGTACCAAGCAAACCGGCGAGGCCATGCTGGAAGAATATGAGCGAGGCGACAAAGAGCCGTCTCGTCCGCTGCTGCTCAAAATGGTCAAGGTGTACCGCCGACCTTTGCTGGTGTTCTACTTAAATGAACCGCCACAAAAGGCGGCGCGTGGCGAAGACTTCCGCACCTTGCCGACAGATCGTCGCGTGGAAAGCGAAGGCGCGCTCGATGCGCTCGTGCGCGATGTGCACGTGCGACAACGTTTGATTTTGAGTACCCTCGAAGAAGCCGAAGAGGCGGTCGTGCACTCCTACGTCGGCAGCATCACCTCGAATATGTCGCTGGCTTCTGTGGTCGCCAAAGTGACCCACGGCATTGGTTTTGATCGTAGCAATTTCCGCCGGCAACGTACGGTGGAGGCCGCCTTTGCTTACTTGCGCGACCGCATCGAGGAAACGGGTATCTTCGTGTTGTTGATTGGTACGCTCGGCAGCCACCATTCCGCGATTAGTCCCGAGGTGTTCCGGGGCTTTGCGATCGCCGACAAGGAAGCGCCTTTTATCGTCGTTAACGATCAGGACGCGAAATCCGCTTGGGCTTTTACAGCGCTGCACGAACTCGCCCATATCTGGTTGGGTGAAACAGGCGTCAGTGGTGGGCTACCTGAAAAGCACATAGAGAAGTTTTGTAACGACGTAGCCAGTCGCATCCTCGTCGATGACGCCGAGATCGGTGCGATTGAAATCGATGCTGAAGATTTCCCGGCATGTGCGCAAGCTGTCGCGGGATTCGCGCAGACCTACCGGGTTAGTCGACCGCTGGTCGCATACCGCCTCTTCCAACAGCATCGTATTACTGAAGCCACTTGGCAGACACTGAATCGCTATTTTTCCGAGACTCGTCAGAAAGAACGCGATGTGCAGCCCAAACGTGAATCCAGTGGCCCCAGCTACTATGTCGTGAAGCGACACCGCATGGGTGGAGCATTGATGGACCTCGTGAAGCGCACGCTTGCCGAAGGCATCTTGACGCCCACGAAAGCTGGACGCCTCTTGGACGTGAAGCCGACCAATGTGGCGACATTATTGGGTGGTGCATGA
- a CDS encoding DUF4411 family protein, with the protein MTASIQPLYLLDANVLIDAHNMYYPVDMVPEFWDWLLHMAAMGNIAMPLETFEEVRGTKDAKKDIFNDWTRREGVEEMLVLKEDFDPHELHAVLTAYAPDLTDSEVEQVGRDPFLIAYGLMAPQHRVVVSNEVSKPSKTRANKKVPDVCCEVGVTCCNTFSMLRALGFRTDWAALL; encoded by the coding sequence ATGACGGCGAGCATTCAGCCTTTGTATCTGCTCGACGCCAATGTCTTGATCGATGCGCACAATATGTATTATCCCGTCGATATGGTGCCTGAATTTTGGGACTGGTTATTACATATGGCGGCAATGGGCAATATCGCGATGCCACTCGAAACGTTCGAAGAAGTACGGGGTACCAAAGACGCCAAGAAAGACATATTCAACGATTGGACCAGGCGTGAGGGCGTCGAAGAGATGCTCGTTTTGAAAGAAGACTTCGACCCCCACGAGTTGCATGCAGTGTTGACGGCTTATGCGCCTGACCTGACCGACAGCGAAGTTGAGCAGGTTGGTCGGGACCCGTTTTTGATCGCCTATGGATTGATGGCGCCACAGCATCGCGTGGTCGTGTCGAACGAAGTGTCCAAGCCGTCTAAGACGAGAGCGAACAAGAAAGTCCCAGATGTTTGCTGTGAAGTGGGTGTGACCTGTTGCAATACGTTTAGCATGCTGCGCGCGCTCGGATTCCGGACTGACTGGGCAGCACTTCTTTAG
- a CDS encoding tyrosine-type recombinase/integrase, which yields MTHALPATPRALSLAHFAFYRAYLEGPVALDLPVLADLYLNSGKDLRKVRALLCWLQDELAAAARRTGDREAVRLLRLPKSLGVAGAPVDVPSLEEFRETVDADGVYSEEELRALYIEQYPNAVQTRQERRGVRLHTRRLDALRRLQTAVVEAPQLTHALSGWFEPAIVTRLEAAGVFSLQQLVDVLNGFGERWYRHVKGLGREGAGRIVRWVEANRATLGPLSVRVTQPLRSVSRELLYAERAEVSDIAPLEAMAMPATLDGSAGTNRAPHDRNQTGAYDDLAAIQAWLKLYDPASHTWRAYRTQAERILLWAVLEHGKPLSSLDVSDIAAYRAFLSDIPENWVGARRTPRWSPHWRPFAGQLSPSSRASAHAVLQALFQWLTDMRYLDFNAWTGVRKSAEEKEAGRIKAHHALTRAQCDHLLAHVERSAGTATGERARFILMLGMATGLRLSEMCSATLGGLHPRWVDDQLGTAWTLSVVGKRAKRRTVPMTRVMMEALRRYLRARGLSESPEENESETPLIGRLENEATTALASPALALAFKKIFEGAAGDLVESDPHVATRIGRASTHWLRHTFGTQAIEAGVPLDIVQENLGHASPATTSIYVTTELDRRIRALESMG from the coding sequence ATGACGCACGCTTTGCCAGCGACTCCCCGTGCCCTCAGCCTGGCTCACTTTGCGTTCTATCGCGCCTATCTTGAAGGGCCAGTCGCATTGGATCTGCCAGTCCTCGCCGATCTCTACCTGAATTCGGGAAAGGATCTACGCAAGGTGCGCGCGCTGCTGTGCTGGCTCCAAGATGAACTGGCCGCCGCGGCCCGTCGTACCGGAGATCGCGAAGCCGTCCGGCTTCTGCGCTTGCCAAAGTCGCTTGGTGTCGCCGGCGCTCCGGTGGATGTGCCGTCGTTAGAAGAGTTTCGCGAAACTGTCGATGCCGACGGCGTGTACAGCGAGGAGGAATTGCGCGCTCTATATATAGAGCAGTATCCGAACGCGGTGCAAACGCGGCAGGAACGCCGGGGCGTTCGTCTTCACACGCGGCGCTTGGACGCACTGCGGCGGCTGCAAACCGCGGTCGTAGAGGCGCCTCAGCTCACGCATGCGCTTTCTGGCTGGTTTGAGCCGGCAATTGTGACGCGGTTGGAGGCGGCGGGGGTGTTTTCGCTGCAGCAGCTGGTCGACGTGCTCAATGGTTTCGGTGAGCGCTGGTACCGGCACGTAAAAGGGCTCGGGCGGGAAGGCGCAGGGCGGATCGTTCGATGGGTAGAAGCCAATCGGGCCACGCTCGGACCCTTGTCGGTGCGGGTGACGCAACCGCTGCGCAGTGTCTCGCGCGAGCTCCTCTATGCCGAACGCGCCGAAGTGAGCGATATCGCGCCCTTGGAAGCGATGGCTATGCCGGCGACGCTCGACGGCAGCGCTGGTACCAACCGCGCTCCGCACGATCGCAACCAAACCGGCGCCTACGACGACCTGGCCGCAATCCAAGCCTGGCTGAAATTGTACGATCCGGCTTCCCACACCTGGCGCGCGTACCGCACGCAGGCCGAGCGGATCTTGCTCTGGGCGGTTCTCGAACACGGTAAGCCATTGTCCTCGCTGGACGTCTCGGACATTGCAGCTTATCGGGCTTTTCTAAGTGATATACCGGAGAACTGGGTTGGCGCGCGCCGCACGCCACGGTGGTCGCCACACTGGCGGCCTTTTGCAGGTCAGCTATCCCCATCGAGCCGGGCAAGCGCGCATGCCGTTCTGCAAGCGCTTTTCCAGTGGCTGACGGACATGCGCTATCTGGACTTCAATGCCTGGACCGGTGTGCGGAAGTCGGCTGAAGAGAAAGAAGCCGGCCGCATCAAGGCACATCATGCGTTGACCCGCGCCCAATGCGATCATTTACTGGCGCACGTCGAGCGCAGCGCTGGAACCGCCACTGGCGAGCGCGCGCGCTTCATCTTAATGTTGGGAATGGCCACCGGACTGCGCTTATCGGAAATGTGCTCGGCCACTTTGGGAGGACTTCATCCCCGATGGGTCGATGACCAACTCGGCACTGCTTGGACATTGAGCGTGGTTGGTAAGCGCGCGAAGCGCCGAACAGTCCCGATGACCCGCGTCATGATGGAAGCGCTGCGACGCTACCTTCGTGCGCGAGGTTTGAGTGAGTCGCCTGAAGAGAACGAGTCCGAAACGCCTTTGATCGGCCGCTTAGAAAACGAAGCAACGACGGCGCTGGCAAGTCCAGCATTGGCGTTGGCTTTCAAGAAAATCTTTGAGGGCGCGGCTGGCGATCTTGTTGAAAGCGATCCGCACGTTGCAACGCGCATTGGCCGAGCATCCACGCACTGGCTACGACACACCTTTGGGACGCAGGCAATCGAGGCGGGGGTCCCGCTCGACATCGTCCAAGAAAATCTCGGGCATGCTTCGCCAGCAACGACTTCTATCTATGTGACGACCGAATTAGATCGACGTATCCGCGCACTCGAGAGCATGGGGTAA